One genomic segment of Syngnathus typhle isolate RoL2023-S1 ecotype Sweden linkage group LG8, RoL_Styp_1.0, whole genome shotgun sequence includes these proteins:
- the phactr2 gene encoding phosphatase and actin regulator 2 isoform X4, producing the protein MGQTAVSAVSHTASVDGLEKSSSPASCDMVADSGSDGHSVPGSRQQRGKLSSLGRLFKPWKWRKKKSSDRFQDLSKVLERKISTRQTREELIKKGVLVSEQDEPVCRENQNGHATSSMSPEQVKVEIETKLSQPADPTPGPDSTEDKTVSTVPVTRSETRDTKPVARATQARPREAQARKHHSAAAPASSKPAGGAAGTARHSRDASSGAKKSTKAAGKSGSVAQAKTNSRSSSNSSRAIAKSSHPKKTQGSSAKATTTTSYPTIPPRSRLPKDAEAQSRGADTRTGRKAEANSQKASAEVPSQPEEVNSSEAHGTSGQVPLPEVEEAPVGSQAAPEDKAPSAESSASQENPAEASPVPAVHSHHVNISTEDTSFTEGDAQGDAQQEKELRMGGEGGEAQEENREPAEDTHCSSPVNADTIKPQGLSVSIHQIEVTVIPERPSESQASDSDSDGPILYRDDEEEEEEDEYLNSSLASKIRRRDTLNIKLGNRPSKRELEEKNILPRSSETERHELRQQIGSKLVRRLSQRPTTEELEQRNILRQKNEEEEHEAKQEIKRKLSRKLSVRPTVAELIARRILRFNEYVEVTDAKDYDRRADKPWTRLTPADKAAIRKELNEFKSREMEVHENSKHFTRFHRP; encoded by the exons ATGGGCCAGACCGCTGTGTCTGCCGTGTCTCACACAGCGAGTG TTGATGGTTTGGAGAAATCGTCATCACCGGCCAGCTGCGACATGGTGGCGGACAGCGGTTCCGACGGCCACAGTGTGCCCGGCTCCCGGCAGCAACGAGGCAAGCTGTCCAGTCTAGGGAGACTCTTCAAACCCTGGaaatggaggaagaagaagagcagcGACAGATTCCAGGATCTCTCTAAAG TTTTGGAGAGAAAAATCTCAACAAGACAAACGAGAGAGGAGCTCATCAAGAAAGGAGTGCTCGTCTCTGAACAAG ACGAGCCCGTCTGTAGGGAAAACCAGAATGGTCATGCCACATCTAGCATGTCACCGGAGCAGGTCAAAGTTGAGATTGAAACTAAACTGAGCCAACCTGCCGACCCGACTCCTGGTCCTGACAGCACAGAAGACAAAACAG TCTCAACCGTCCCTGTGACCCGCTCAGAGACACGCGACACTAAACCCGTCGCCCGGGCGACTCAGGCCCGGCCGCGGGAAGCCCAAGCTCGAAAGCATCACAGCGCCGCTGCGCCCGCCTCCTCCAAGCCTGCGGGTGGCGCCGCTGGCACGGCCAGGCACAGCAGGGATGCTTCCTCTGGCGCTAAAAAGAGCACCAAAGCAGCCGGAAAGTCGGGCTCTGTGGCGCAAGCTAAAACTAACTCGCGGAGCTCTAGCAACAGTAGTCGCGCCATCG CTAAGTCCTCTCATCCGAAGAAGACGCAAGGCAGTTCAGCCAAAGCCACCACGACCACCTCTTACCCCACCATCCCCCCTCGCTCTCGTCTACCTAAGGACGCCGAAGCGCAGAGCAGAGGCGCCGACACGCGGACCGGCCGGAAAGCCGAAGCTAATTCTCAGAAGGCTTCTGCGGAGGTTCCCAGTCAGCCGGAGGAAGTCAACTCCTCCGAGGCTCACGGGACCTCTGGTCAAGTTCCCCTCCCCGAAGTTGAGGAGGCTCCCGTCGGTTCCCAAGCCGCCCCGGAGGACAAAGCCCCGTCGGCTGAATCTTCGGCGAGCCAAGAAAACCCCGCAGAGGCGTCCCCCGTGCCCGCCGTCCACTCCCACCACGTCAACATTTCCACAGAGGACACTTCCTTCACAGAAGGGGATGCCCAGGGCGATGCCCAGCAGGAGAAAGAACTGAGgatgggaggggagggaggagagGCACAAGAGGAAAACAGAGAACCTGCTGAGGACACACATTGCAG CAGCCCTGTTAATGCGGACACCATCAAGCCGCAGGGCCTCAGCGTGAGCATCCACCAGATCGAGGTGACGGTGATCCCCGAACGGCCGAGCGAGAGCCAAGCCAGCGACTCGGACTCGGACGGACCCATTCTGTACCGCgatgacgaggaggaagaggaggaggacgaatACCTCAACA GCTCTCTGGCCAGCAAAATCCGGCGGCGGGACACCCTCAACATCAAACTGGGCAACCGTCCCAGCAAGAGGGAGCTGGAGGAGAAAAACATACTTCCGCGCAGCTCCGAGACGGAGAGACACGAGCTCCGCCAGCAGATCGGCTCCAAGCTCGTcag GCGTTTGAGCCAAAGACCAACCACAGAGGAGCTGGAGCAACGGAACATCCTCCGAC AAAAGAACGAAGAGGAGGAGCACGAGGCCAAGCAGGAGATTAAACGAAAACTCTCCAGAAAG CTCAGCGTGCGACCAACGGTGGCAGAGCTGATCGCTCGGAGAATCCTGCGTTTTAACGAGTACGTGGAAGTCACAGACGCCAAGGACTACGACCGGCGGGCCGACAAGCCCTGGACGCGACTCACACCTGCTGATAAG GCGGCCATCCGCAAGGAACTCAACGAGTTCAAGAGCAGGGAGATGGAGGTGCACGAGAACAGCAAACATTTTACCAG ATTCCACCGGCCTTAA
- the phactr2 gene encoding phosphatase and actin regulator 2 isoform X7, protein MVADSGSDGHSVPGSRQQRGKLSSLGRLFKPWKWRKKKSSDRFQDLSKVLERKISTRQTREELIKKGVLVSEQDEPVCRENQNGHATSSMSPEQVKVEIETKLSQPADPTPGPDSTEDKTVSTVPVTRSETRDTKPVARATQARPREAQARKHHSAAAPASSKPAGGAAGTARHSRDASSGAKKSTKAAGKSGSVAQAKTNSRSSSNSSRAIAKSSHPKKTQGSSAKATTTTSYPTIPPRSRLPKDAEAQSRGADTRTGRKAEANSQKASAEVPSQPEEVNSSEAHGTSGQVPLPEVEEAPVGSQAAPEDKAPSAESSASQENPAEASPVPAVHSHHVNISTEDTSFTEGDAQGDAQQEKELRMGGEGGEAQEENREPAEDTHCSSPVNADTIKPQGLSVSIHQIEVTVIPERPSESQASDSDSDGPILYRDDEEEEEEDEYLNSSLASKIRRRDTLNIKLGNRPSKRELEEKNILPRSSETERHELRQQIGSKLVRRLSQRPTTEELEQRNILRQKNEEEEHEAKQEIKRKLSRKLSVRPTVAELIARRILRFNEYVEVTDAKDYDRRADKPWTRLTPADKAAIRKELNEFKSREMEVHENSKHFTRFHRP, encoded by the exons ATGGTGGCGGACAGCGGTTCCGACGGCCACAGTGTGCCCGGCTCCCGGCAGCAACGAGGCAAGCTGTCCAGTCTAGGGAGACTCTTCAAACCCTGGaaatggaggaagaagaagagcagcGACAGATTCCAGGATCTCTCTAAAG TTTTGGAGAGAAAAATCTCAACAAGACAAACGAGAGAGGAGCTCATCAAGAAAGGAGTGCTCGTCTCTGAACAAG ACGAGCCCGTCTGTAGGGAAAACCAGAATGGTCATGCCACATCTAGCATGTCACCGGAGCAGGTCAAAGTTGAGATTGAAACTAAACTGAGCCAACCTGCCGACCCGACTCCTGGTCCTGACAGCACAGAAGACAAAACAG TCTCAACCGTCCCTGTGACCCGCTCAGAGACACGCGACACTAAACCCGTCGCCCGGGCGACTCAGGCCCGGCCGCGGGAAGCCCAAGCTCGAAAGCATCACAGCGCCGCTGCGCCCGCCTCCTCCAAGCCTGCGGGTGGCGCCGCTGGCACGGCCAGGCACAGCAGGGATGCTTCCTCTGGCGCTAAAAAGAGCACCAAAGCAGCCGGAAAGTCGGGCTCTGTGGCGCAAGCTAAAACTAACTCGCGGAGCTCTAGCAACAGTAGTCGCGCCATCG CTAAGTCCTCTCATCCGAAGAAGACGCAAGGCAGTTCAGCCAAAGCCACCACGACCACCTCTTACCCCACCATCCCCCCTCGCTCTCGTCTACCTAAGGACGCCGAAGCGCAGAGCAGAGGCGCCGACACGCGGACCGGCCGGAAAGCCGAAGCTAATTCTCAGAAGGCTTCTGCGGAGGTTCCCAGTCAGCCGGAGGAAGTCAACTCCTCCGAGGCTCACGGGACCTCTGGTCAAGTTCCCCTCCCCGAAGTTGAGGAGGCTCCCGTCGGTTCCCAAGCCGCCCCGGAGGACAAAGCCCCGTCGGCTGAATCTTCGGCGAGCCAAGAAAACCCCGCAGAGGCGTCCCCCGTGCCCGCCGTCCACTCCCACCACGTCAACATTTCCACAGAGGACACTTCCTTCACAGAAGGGGATGCCCAGGGCGATGCCCAGCAGGAGAAAGAACTGAGgatgggaggggagggaggagagGCACAAGAGGAAAACAGAGAACCTGCTGAGGACACACATTGCAG CAGCCCTGTTAATGCGGACACCATCAAGCCGCAGGGCCTCAGCGTGAGCATCCACCAGATCGAGGTGACGGTGATCCCCGAACGGCCGAGCGAGAGCCAAGCCAGCGACTCGGACTCGGACGGACCCATTCTGTACCGCgatgacgaggaggaagaggaggaggacgaatACCTCAACA GCTCTCTGGCCAGCAAAATCCGGCGGCGGGACACCCTCAACATCAAACTGGGCAACCGTCCCAGCAAGAGGGAGCTGGAGGAGAAAAACATACTTCCGCGCAGCTCCGAGACGGAGAGACACGAGCTCCGCCAGCAGATCGGCTCCAAGCTCGTcag GCGTTTGAGCCAAAGACCAACCACAGAGGAGCTGGAGCAACGGAACATCCTCCGAC AAAAGAACGAAGAGGAGGAGCACGAGGCCAAGCAGGAGATTAAACGAAAACTCTCCAGAAAG CTCAGCGTGCGACCAACGGTGGCAGAGCTGATCGCTCGGAGAATCCTGCGTTTTAACGAGTACGTGGAAGTCACAGACGCCAAGGACTACGACCGGCGGGCCGACAAGCCCTGGACGCGACTCACACCTGCTGATAAG GCGGCCATCCGCAAGGAACTCAACGAGTTCAAGAGCAGGGAGATGGAGGTGCACGAGAACAGCAAACATTTTACCAG ATTCCACCGGCCTTAA